One part of the Streptomyces nigra genome encodes these proteins:
- a CDS encoding lysozyme — MARARKPSRRRDRRTHRSRLAAACAAVLALSATALAGTPAAAAGKPRGHDVSSHQKNVDWQAGRAKGARFVYVKATESHTYRNPYYGQQYDGSRAAGLVRGAYHFALPDRSSGRAQAAFFVRNGGGWRPDGWTLPPALDIEYNPYSKKHKCYGLRKTALVSWIRAFSDEVRRLTGRRPVIYTTAHWWNTCTGSSRAFAGDHARWVARYDAPSPGTLPSGWRAWTFWQYDNAGSLPGDQNLFNGSLTQLKRFARGR; from the coding sequence ATGGCCCGTGCCCGCAAACCGTCCCGTCGCCGTGACCGGCGCACCCACCGCTCCCGTCTCGCGGCGGCCTGCGCGGCGGTGCTGGCGCTGAGCGCCACCGCCCTCGCCGGGACCCCGGCCGCCGCCGCCGGGAAACCGAGAGGCCACGACGTCTCCTCGCACCAGAAGAACGTCGACTGGCAGGCCGGCCGGGCGAAGGGCGCCCGGTTCGTCTACGTCAAGGCGACCGAGTCGCACACGTACCGCAACCCCTACTACGGCCAGCAGTACGACGGCTCCCGCGCCGCCGGCCTGGTGCGCGGCGCCTACCACTTCGCCCTGCCGGACCGGTCCTCGGGTCGGGCGCAGGCGGCGTTCTTCGTGCGCAACGGCGGCGGCTGGCGGCCCGACGGCTGGACCCTGCCGCCGGCGCTCGACATCGAGTACAACCCGTACAGCAAGAAGCACAAGTGCTACGGGCTGCGGAAGACGGCGTTGGTCTCCTGGATCCGGGCGTTCAGCGACGAGGTGCGCCGGCTGACCGGCCGCCGACCGGTGATCTACACCACCGCCCACTGGTGGAACACCTGCACCGGGTCCTCCCGCGCCTTCGCCGGCGACCACGCGCGGTGGGTGGCCCGCTACGATGCACCGAGCCCCGGAACACTGCCTTCCGGATGGCGCGCCTGGACCTTCTGGCAGTACGACAACGCCGGCAGCCTGCCGGGTGACCAGAATCTCTTCAACGGGTCGCTGACGCAGCTCAAGAGGTTCGCCCGGGGCCGCTAG